GCAAAGTGACTGGACGAGGTAAAGCTGGTTGAGGGTTTGGCTTCTGACCTATCGGTACATGCCCTGAATTCCCAGTATCTTTTACAGGAGGTGCCTGTACATCAACTTTTTCTGAGTCTATAGGTAGAGGCGTTACAGTGCCTTCATCTTTTTTGTCAGTGGCAGTATTTGCTGGCTCTTTGGCATCATTTGTTGAAGTAGCAACACCATCCAGTTCTGCCTGAGCGCTTGTCAGAACGGCTAGGGCTTGATCGACACTTGCTTGGCTTGCAGATTCATCAGCTAGAATCGCTTTCGCTGCTTCAACTGCCTGGTCATAAGCTTGTTTCACGTTCTCAGATGCATTGAGATACTTAGCATCTGTCGCTTTTAATACGGAAGAAACGGATACTGCGCTACGAAGGGCTGAAATATCAGTCTTTTGACCATCTAAGTTGGTTTTCGCTGCTAACAAGTCAGCCAACGCTTGGTTGACAACTGCCTGTGTTACATTCTCTTGGTTCAATACAAGTTGTGCTGAACGAATAGCTGTATCATAGGCAATTTGTTTGGTATTTTCAGCATTGTAATAAATAAAGTTTGCCTGAGTCGGTGTGTAGTTTGATACTTCAGCAATTAGTTTTTCCTTATCAGTAGCCTGACCGTTTAGCTGTTCTCTCGCCGCCACAAGACTGGCAAGTGCTGAATCTACTTGTGCCTGATTGTGTTTATTGGCATATATTGCATTGGCATCTTCTAATGCTTTAGCATAGGCAGTTTGAAGTTCCGGACTAGCATTGTAATAACGCGCTGTGTCTTCAAGTCCTGCAAGTTCAGCAATCAGTTCTTTCAAAGCAACTTTATTAATCAAGGTTAATTTCTTAACATTTGACTGGTTTGCTAGTACTGCTACGTCTAATTCTTCCAAAAATTCATAGCCTTCTGGGAGGGTTGGAAGGATAGTGTAGGTACCAACTGGTACAAATTTACCATAATCGGTCTTAGAATATTTAGCATTTGGTAGCTGAATAGTCTGGCCATCAGCAGTTACCAGTTGGATGGTTGAACCAGAAGGTAGTAATGCATCAATATCTACCAGCAAGTTGGCCTTATCTTTCAAAGTCACATAGAAATTCACCTCGGCAGTGCTATTTTCTTCCGAAATCGTCACGACTGCTTTTGTTTCACCTGCTAGGCTTGACCACTCTGTATCATATAAGAATAAATCAAAGGTGTAAGTACCAAATGGTAGCTTAAGAACGCTAGTATCGCCGGCATATCGTGGTAATTCTGCAACAATCTTGCCTGTTTCATCGGTGACTGAGTAAGAGAAAAGTATTGGTACAGGACTATTTGTATCTTTATCAAGAATATTGACAGTTACCAACCCTTTTTCATTGCCAATACTGATCAGATTCTCTACTTTTTCATAGCTGATGTTACCAGCATAATCCTCCACTGTGTAGTAGAATTTTGAAATATCTGCAAGATCAAGAGGCAATGTGAAGGAGCCATCATCGTTTTGTGCCACAAATACCTTATTATCAGAAACGGTTACATCACCATTTTCTAATAAGGAAGGAATAGTTGTCACACCGCTTGCATCTGCTACAAGATAGAATACTTGCTCACGATATAGACCTGATTCTCCTTTTTCAATGGCTGGACGAGGGTTAAATGTAAAGTTTGTTTCATCATAGGTAGCTGTGGTGATAACTGGTGATTCTCTATCGATGATAACGTCGAAAATCATAGTTTGTACTGCTGCACCTGGAACTTCAGATGAGTAGGTCAAAACGTATTGATACTTACCATCTGCTAAAGCATTTCCGTCACTATCTGTTCCATTCCATTCAGTAGGATAAATAATGCTTGATTTTGGATTTTTAGGATCACCACTATAGAAGTTTTTATTGCCTGACTGTGGTTGACTTTCCCAAAGTGGATTTGTTCGCTCAGTATCATCTGCAGCATAGACGCTTGCGACTAAATCAGTATAATTTCTCAAGAAGACACCTTTGAAAGCGAGCGAATCTTGGTTGTTATCCCCATTTGGCGAGATAGCTAAATGAGGTTTACCAGACTCATCAAGCTCTAAAACAAAGTATCCTGCTTCATTTTTAAATGTACCAAGAGTCTTGATTGCAAGGTCAGATCGTTTGTCTGTAGAATAGATTAACTCTGTACTTCCTGTAACAAGACCTGTGTAGTGATGGCTGATGTCAACAGTATTTGGCTGTGCTGTAACAGGTTCAAAGTAGAAGCCCCCCTTACCATCGGCAATAAGATTGTAAATCGGCTCTTCTAGAACGGCTAGATTTTGGAATTCCCCACGGAAACCAACGTATGGAATGCTGACAATATCACCGCCGTCGGCTACATCTGTAAATCGAACAAAACCTTCAAGATAGTAACCATTTTTCATCAATCCTGTCAATTCTTCTGCAAAGCTTGATGCATCGACATTAATTGTAACAGTTGTACTTGAATTGGCTTTCACAGTCACCTTACCGCCAGGAATCTCTGCTAATAGACGTGGAGCCAAGGTGATCAATCCGTTTTGAACAGTATCCGTTGTTAATTGTGTTGAGTAGTTTAAAGTCTTATCTTCGTTTGTAATGTTATGAAGTGTGACCGTAAAGCTGAATGTATCCTCAACATTTCCCAAGGTAATGCTGCCATACCCATCTTCGCCAGTCAAATATAAACCTGTAGAAATAGCTGCTGCAGTATCGATGATACCTGCACCTTGTTGGCGTGGGGAAGTGTAGGCCGTTGTTTCTTTGTTCACATGTGCTTTAGCAGTAGACATAAGCAAGTGTTTTACTAAGGCTTCGATTTCTTGAGGGGACTTAGTAGGGTAAGTTGCCTGTAAATACTGTTTTACTAGTACGGCTGCTCCTGCCACGTGTGGTGAAGCCATACTTGTTCCCTGCATGTTGGCATAGTCATTATCATTGATGGCTGCATAAATAGCACCACCTGGAGCAGCTAAGTCTGGTTTTAGCTCGCCATCCGCTGATAGACCCCAACTTGAAAAATCTGAAAGAAGACCTGCTTCTGGGTTAGGGCGAATATCCGTTTCGTTATTGAACGCAATCTTATATGAGTTAGCTGCCAAAGCCTCACCAAATTCCAATGGAATGAAGACAGATGGAATTGCAATAGCTGTATCATCAAGTTGCATGCTTACATTGGCTTCACCTGGACGACTATTGAAAATGACCACCCCTACTGCACCTGCAGCTGTTGCATTGGCTATTTTTTCTGAGAAAGTAATCGTTCCTCGTTTGATGAGTGCAAGCTTTCCAGTCAAATCTAGACCATCAAAATCCGAAGCTTGACCGATTCCCGCATAGACATATTCATATTCTTTCCCGATTTCAAACGGTACAGGACTTTTCTCTGGATTATCAAACGAACTCTTACCGTAATTCAAATCAGCATTGTTTTCTAAGCCAATGATATTAATTACTTTACTACCAACCGTTGTGTTATTGTAAGAAGCGACAGAAATTGCATCGCGCGCTGTTGAAGGAGCACCGACCAAGCCATAATCTGGATAATCGGCTGACGGATTAGAATGACCTGAACCAAATGTTCCATCATTACCAGCTGCAATAACAACAGAAACCCCTGCACGACGAGCAGCCTCGATTGCTGCAGTCACATTTTCATTCATGTTAACAACAGAGCCGTTAGCTCCTCCCAGACTGAGGTTGATGCTATCTGCACCTAATTTTACAGCATCTTCAATCGCCTTTACGTACAATGCTGCGCCTGTTGTAGCTTTGAGGTCTGAGAATACACGCATAAACATGACTTGCGCTTCAGGAGCTACACCATACATTAATTGTCCAGCGACTGGTTGTGTCGGATTTCCTGTGGCAATACTTGTTACGTGCATACCGTGTGAACGTTTGTCTTCTTCTTTCAAGACAGTATTCACATCAACATAATTATAACCAAATACAACCTTATCGTTAAACCATTCACCGTAGGTAATTCCTGCTGCTTCTTTAGCTGCTTCTATCTCTTTTTCTGATTTATATTTTGCAGTTGAGAGGTCTGAAATATGCAATACATCGTGGTCAACGTCAAGACCGGAATCTATGATTGCAACTACTGTTCCTTCGCCCTTGTAACCACTATCCCAAACTTTAGGTACTGTAATGATCGTATTACTATCAATGTTTTGTGGTTTCGCTTCTTCCTGATTCGCAATAGCAGTAGTCTCATCTGCTACGGAAAGCTTCTCCTCTTCTTCTACTTTTTTCTCTGAAATAACTGGAGTTTCTACAGCTGGTTGAGTTGTCTCTACTTCTGCATTTGTGATGTTTTCAAGAGCTTCTGAGCCAGGTGTTTCCTCTTCATTATCTGTAGTGGTTACATCAGTTGAGGTAGCCTCCACAGAAGTGTCAACCAACTCCTCGACTACGGGACTTTCTGAGGCTGATTCGCTGACGATTGCATCAGGAACAGTTGCTTCCACCTTAGTCTCTACAAGGCTTGTCAATTCATCTGCAGCTACCGATGGTGCACCTGCAAACAAAAAAACTGCACCCAAAAGAACAGACACAGTTCCAATCTTATACTTCCGAAGTGAGAAAGTTTCTTTCTTTTTCATAACTTTTCCTCCTAGTTTTTCTCCTTCATTATTGGCAAAACCAATAAATATATTAAAACATAAAATTATCAGCATTGCAAGTATATTCTGAAAATTCAGTTATTTCTTCAAACTATAACTAGGTATAGTTAATATTTATAACTGGAATCTGTGATACTGAATGTATTAAATGAACAGTAAAAAGCAACCACTATTTGCGGTTGCTCATACTATTCTGATTTGAAAACTAGATATGGATATTCAGACTATTTCCGATACATCTTGAATTGGAGATAGAGGTCATTATACATTCCAAGCATCTCTGGTCCAAGATTATCATAAACTTCCATCTTCTTCATCGTTTCTTCTGAAGGATAGAAAGATTCGTCGTTCTGAGTCTCCTCATCCAGCATAGCCTTGGCTGCAGGAATTGGTGTTGAATAACCAACATATTCTGCATTGCGAAGCGCATTTTCAGGACGAAGCATAAAACTCATAAAGGCGTAAGCTCCATCAATATTTTTTGCTGTTTTTGGAATGACCATGTTATCGAACCAAAGGTTAGAACCTTTTGATGGTACAACATAGCGCAGATTTTCATTTCCATCTAACATTTCACTCGCCTCACCTGAGAACGAAACAGCAATTGCTGCCGCATCTTGTATCATATAACCTTTTATCTCATCAGCAACAATTGCTTTGACATTTGGAGTTAAATTATAAAGATGTTCGGCCGCCTTTTCAATCTCGGTAGGATTGTTGGAATTGAGACTATAGCCCAGTGATTGTAGACCAAAGCCCATGACTTCACGCACACCATCAATTAACATGATATTGTCACGGTACTCCTCTGACCACAAGTCTTCCCATTCCTGAGGAGGAGTTTCTACCATGGTTTCATTGTAAACAATACCCAAGGTTCCCCAGAAATATGGAATAGAATAATCATTATTCTTGTCAAAGCTAAGTCCCATAAATCGTGGATCGATATTTTCTATCCCTTCAATCTTAGATTTATCCAGCTTGATTAACATATTTTCTTCTGTCATCTTAGAAATCATGTACTCAGATGGGATTGTCAAATCGTATGTTGTTCCACCCTGCTTAATCTTTGTGTACATGGATTCGTTGGAGTCAAAGGTCTGATAATCTACCTGAATACCTGTTTCAGCAGTGAATTCTGCGAGTAATTCTGGGTCAATATAATCGCCCCAGTTATAGATGACAAGTTTATCAGTTGTCCCCTGGGTTGAATCAGCTTCTAACTTATAACTAATTCCCCATAAAACTAGGACAATAGCTATAATTCCTACAAAAAATGAATACAATCGTTTCATTAGTTGGCCTCCTTTTCACGCGAGATGAAATAATAACCCACTACCAATAAGATAGAGAAAAGGAAAACTAGGGTTGACAAGGCATTGATTTCTAGAGAAATCCCTTGACGAGCCCGCGAGTAGATTTCAACCGAAAGGTTTGAGTAGCCATTCCCTGTTACAAAGAAGGTCACGGCAAAGTCATCCAAGGAATAGGTAAAGGCCATGAAGTAGCCTGCAATGATGGCTGGTGTTAGGTATGGCAACAT
This region of Streptococcus suis genomic DNA includes:
- a CDS encoding S8 family serine peptidase, with protein sequence MKKKETFSLRKYKIGTVSVLLGAVFLFAGAPSVAADELTSLVETKVEATVPDAIVSESASESPVVEELVDTSVEATSTDVTTTDNEEETPGSEALENITNAEVETTQPAVETPVISEKKVEEEEKLSVADETTAIANQEEAKPQNIDSNTIITVPKVWDSGYKGEGTVVAIIDSGLDVDHDVLHISDLSTAKYKSEKEIEAAKEAAGITYGEWFNDKVVFGYNYVDVNTVLKEEDKRSHGMHVTSIATGNPTQPVAGQLMYGVAPEAQVMFMRVFSDLKATTGAALYVKAIEDAVKLGADSINLSLGGANGSVVNMNENVTAAIEAARRAGVSVVIAAGNDGTFGSGHSNPSADYPDYGLVGAPSTARDAISVASYNNTTVGSKVINIIGLENNADLNYGKSSFDNPEKSPVPFEIGKEYEYVYAGIGQASDFDGLDLTGKLALIKRGTITFSEKIANATAAGAVGVVIFNSRPGEANVSMQLDDTAIAIPSVFIPLEFGEALAANSYKIAFNNETDIRPNPEAGLLSDFSSWGLSADGELKPDLAAPGGAIYAAINDNDYANMQGTSMASPHVAGAAVLVKQYLQATYPTKSPQEIEALVKHLLMSTAKAHVNKETTAYTSPRQQGAGIIDTAAAISTGLYLTGEDGYGSITLGNVEDTFSFTVTLHNITNEDKTLNYSTQLTTDTVQNGLITLAPRLLAEIPGGKVTVKANSSTTVTINVDASSFAEELTGLMKNGYYLEGFVRFTDVADGGDIVSIPYVGFRGEFQNLAVLEEPIYNLIADGKGGFYFEPVTAQPNTVDISHHYTGLVTGSTELIYSTDKRSDLAIKTLGTFKNEAGYFVLELDESGKPHLAISPNGDNNQDSLAFKGVFLRNYTDLVASVYAADDTERTNPLWESQPQSGNKNFYSGDPKNPKSSIIYPTEWNGTDSDGNALADGKYQYVLTYSSEVPGAAVQTMIFDVIIDRESPVITTATYDETNFTFNPRPAIEKGESGLYREQVFYLVADASGVTTIPSLLENGDVTVSDNKVFVAQNDDGSFTLPLDLADISKFYYTVEDYAGNISYEKVENLISIGNEKGLVTVNILDKDTNSPVPILFSYSVTDETGKIVAELPRYAGDTSVLKLPFGTYTFDLFLYDTEWSSLAGETKAVVTISEENSTAEVNFYVTLKDKANLLVDIDALLPSGSTIQLVTADGQTIQLPNAKYSKTDYGKFVPVGTYTILPTLPEGYEFLEELDVAVLANQSNVKKLTLINKVALKELIAELAGLEDTARYYNASPELQTAYAKALEDANAIYANKHNQAQVDSALASLVAAREQLNGQATDKEKLIAEVSNYTPTQANFIYYNAENTKQIAYDTAIRSAQLVLNQENVTQAVVNQALADLLAAKTNLDGQKTDISALRSAVSVSSVLKATDAKYLNASENVKQAYDQAVEAAKAILADESASQASVDQALAVLTSAQAELDGVATSTNDAKEPANTATDKKDEGTVTPLPIDSEKVDVQAPPVKDTGNSGHVPIGQKPNPQPALPRPVTLQASLSSPNQEKQVTQLPNTGENDTKYYLVLGIIIGLGTLLVSKRRHKEEV
- a CDS encoding ABC transporter substrate-binding protein, whose amino-acid sequence is MKRLYSFFVGIIAIVLVLWGISYKLEADSTQGTTDKLVIYNWGDYIDPELLAEFTAETGIQVDYQTFDSNESMYTKIKQGGTTYDLTIPSEYMISKMTEENMLIKLDKSKIEGIENIDPRFMGLSFDKNNDYSIPYFWGTLGIVYNETMVETPPQEWEDLWSEEYRDNIMLIDGVREVMGFGLQSLGYSLNSNNPTEIEKAAEHLYNLTPNVKAIVADEIKGYMIQDAAAIAVSFSGEASEMLDGNENLRYVVPSKGSNLWFDNMVIPKTAKNIDGAYAFMSFMLRPENALRNAEYVGYSTPIPAAKAMLDEETQNDESFYPSEETMKKMEVYDNLGPEMLGMYNDLYLQFKMYRK